A section of the Spirosoma pollinicola genome encodes:
- a CDS encoding enolase C-terminal domain-like protein, with amino-acid sequence MNKPDQSRRDTLKMLGAGSTAGLLSLFGGISTAEAREQQVVPQYAKGLAPVKIKSVKAIATAPQGSNLIVVKVETTEPGLYGLGCATFTQRAATVIVAINTYLNEFCVGKDVDNIEDMWQAAYVSSYWRNGPVLNNALSGLDQALWDIKGKRANMPVYQLLGGKVRFAIPCYTHAGGNTPEACADSVKKFMDDGFKYIRIQQGGYGAVGATADKPDFKAAGFGGETDNYMNERLYLKSVPKMFEVVRKQCGEEIELLHDIHERVQPIDAINMIKRLEEFKPFFIEDPFSPENMKWFANLRQATSVPIAMGELFNNINEFKEPMINQWFDFIRIHVSQIGGISPAIKVARLGEWFNIRTAWHGPGDVSPVGHAAHAHIDLAVWNFGIQEAVQFSEKTQAVFSGCPTMNKGYMSVNEVPGLGVDINEKEAAKYPISTKSNWQVRKMDGTIIRP; translated from the coding sequence ATGAATAAACCTGATCAAAGCCGACGCGACACGTTAAAAATGCTTGGTGCTGGCTCTACAGCCGGTTTGTTAAGCCTTTTTGGTGGTATCTCTACGGCCGAAGCCCGCGAACAACAGGTAGTCCCGCAGTATGCCAAAGGATTGGCACCCGTCAAGATCAAAAGTGTTAAAGCCATCGCCACGGCTCCACAAGGCTCTAACCTGATTGTGGTGAAGGTCGAAACTACGGAGCCGGGCCTTTATGGGCTGGGTTGCGCCACTTTCACCCAGCGGGCGGCCACCGTCATTGTCGCCATCAACACCTACCTCAACGAGTTTTGCGTTGGCAAAGACGTTGACAATATCGAAGACATGTGGCAGGCCGCTTACGTGAGTTCCTACTGGCGAAACGGGCCGGTCCTTAACAACGCCCTGAGCGGACTCGATCAGGCACTTTGGGACATCAAAGGCAAACGTGCCAATATGCCTGTCTACCAGCTACTTGGCGGCAAAGTTCGTTTCGCTATTCCGTGCTACACCCACGCGGGCGGCAATACCCCCGAAGCCTGCGCCGACAGTGTTAAGAAGTTCATGGATGATGGCTTCAAATACATCCGTATTCAGCAGGGCGGCTACGGGGCCGTAGGTGCCACTGCCGACAAACCCGATTTTAAAGCCGCTGGCTTTGGGGGCGAAACGGATAATTACATGAATGAACGGCTGTATTTGAAATCGGTGCCCAAGATGTTCGAAGTTGTTCGCAAACAGTGCGGTGAAGAGATCGAACTACTCCATGACATTCACGAGCGGGTACAGCCTATCGACGCCATTAACATGATCAAGCGGCTAGAAGAATTCAAACCGTTCTTCATTGAAGATCCGTTCTCGCCGGAAAACATGAAGTGGTTCGCGAATCTTCGGCAGGCGACTTCGGTGCCCATCGCGATGGGCGAGTTGTTCAACAACATCAACGAGTTCAAAGAACCGATGATCAACCAGTGGTTCGATTTCATTCGGATACACGTTTCGCAGATTGGCGGCATCAGCCCGGCCATAAAAGTGGCTCGTTTGGGCGAGTGGTTCAACATCCGCACGGCCTGGCACGGCCCCGGCGATGTGTCGCCGGTAGGGCACGCAGCTCACGCGCATATTGATCTGGCTGTCTGGAACTTCGGCATTCAGGAAGCGGTGCAGTTTTCGGAGAAGACACAAGCCGTTTTCAGTGGTTGCCCAACGATGAACAAAGGGTATATGTCCGTCAATGAGGTACCGGGTCTGGGTGTCGATATCAACGAGAAAGAAGCGGCAAAATATCCCATCAGCACTAAGTCGAACTGGCAGGTACGAAAAATGGATGGGACGATTATCAGGCCGTAG
- a CDS encoding RagB/SusD family nutrient uptake outer membrane protein, whose amino-acid sequence MKKITLFIVAVMLVAGCKNYLTEDTTGLLYGPNVLSTQDGLESALTGAYKGLGSQWTYGFIHPSANGAVLGADDVTTHPASNKADWREFDQFNVSTTNQRSGAVYNGCYKAIQGANNVINNYSKTVGTKATIDIIAGEAYFIRGFSYYWLTRFYGNIPLVLAGEYSDSLLTIKKSTPAQIYELIISDLKKAETLLPNTKRDPGRPNVGSAKAFLADVYLTMAGWPLKQTDKYDLAAAKAKEVIDNRATYGFQLLPTFAAVFENDPAVAGTAEAVYQISGFAAGSGTANATYGNTTMPGEEGGWDDMFAELNFFNSFPAGPRKDATFRTEFGLGTTTIPWQQSLTKHPYYKKWYIKGNIVTSSISLPSVMMRYAHVLTIYAEAKARGAGGPDQAAYDALNQIRLRGLPAGTKALSSADGLTATQFADAVVQERAWEFACERTRWFDLIRLERVEAANAAKSPDDLQPIKAITKANYWFPLPYTDTSINPNLNQ is encoded by the coding sequence ATGAAAAAGATAACACTCTTTATAGTTGCGGTTATGCTGGTGGCAGGCTGCAAAAATTACCTCACTGAAGATACGACGGGCTTGCTTTACGGCCCAAATGTACTGTCGACGCAGGATGGTCTGGAATCTGCCCTGACAGGTGCTTATAAAGGATTGGGTTCCCAATGGACATACGGATTTATTCACCCATCGGCCAATGGCGCCGTGCTTGGGGCCGATGACGTAACGACGCACCCGGCCAGCAACAAAGCCGACTGGCGGGAGTTTGACCAGTTCAACGTATCGACAACCAATCAACGGTCGGGGGCGGTGTATAATGGCTGCTACAAAGCCATTCAGGGTGCGAACAACGTCATTAATAATTACTCAAAAACCGTTGGCACCAAGGCCACAATCGACATCATTGCGGGTGAAGCGTATTTTATCCGTGGGTTTTCCTACTATTGGCTCACCCGGTTTTATGGCAACATTCCGCTCGTTCTGGCGGGTGAATATTCGGATAGTTTGCTCACGATCAAGAAGTCGACACCAGCGCAGATTTATGAGTTAATCATATCTGATTTGAAGAAAGCCGAAACCTTGCTGCCCAACACCAAACGTGATCCGGGTCGTCCGAACGTTGGTTCGGCCAAGGCGTTTCTGGCGGATGTGTATCTGACGATGGCGGGCTGGCCCCTGAAACAAACCGACAAATATGATCTGGCTGCGGCCAAAGCCAAAGAGGTAATCGACAACCGGGCTACCTATGGTTTTCAACTTCTGCCAACCTTTGCGGCCGTATTCGAAAATGACCCGGCCGTGGCGGGCACTGCCGAAGCCGTTTACCAGATCAGTGGCTTTGCGGCTGGTAGTGGTACGGCCAATGCGACTTATGGCAATACCACCATGCCGGGTGAAGAAGGCGGCTGGGACGATATGTTTGCCGAGCTTAATTTTTTCAACTCGTTCCCCGCTGGTCCGCGAAAAGATGCCACCTTCCGGACGGAGTTTGGCCTGGGCACAACCACCATTCCCTGGCAGCAAAGCCTGACCAAGCACCCGTATTACAAGAAGTGGTACATCAAGGGCAACATCGTAACGTCGAGCATTTCGTTACCTTCGGTCATGATGCGCTACGCTCACGTATTGACCATTTATGCCGAAGCCAAAGCACGCGGAGCGGGTGGCCCCGATCAGGCGGCCTACGATGCGCTCAACCAGATTCGGTTGCGGGGTTTACCTGCGGGCACCAAAGCGTTATCGTCAGCCGACGGCTTGACAGCCACTCAATTTGCCGACGCTGTGGTACAGGAACGAGCCTGGGAGTTTGCCTGCGAGCGCACACGCTGGTTTGACCTGATTCGGCTCGAACGGGTCGAAGCGGCCAATGCAGCCAAAAGCCCCGACGATCTGCAACCCATCAAGGCCATTACGAAGGCAAACTATTGGTTTCCATTGCCGTATACCGATACGTCAATTAATCCGAATTTGAATCAGTGA
- a CDS encoding SusC/RagA family TonB-linked outer membrane protein — translation MKKNVKLFLLLLFLGQGYAFAQNSRVTGKVTGPDNQGLPGVNVQVSGTTVGTATDVSGNFTLNAPGTGSLVFSNIGYVGQTVAIDGRSVINVQLADDQKTLNEVVVVGYGTQRKTDVTGALTAISTKDFAQQPITRLDQVLQGRAAGVQVTQANGAPGGDSRIRVRGANSVLGNNNPLYVVDGFVGADFNFVNPSDIETLQILKDAASTSIYGSRGANGVVIITTKKGSKGIKVMYEGQASTSDIIKRFDVLPAGEFADIVNARALATGSNLPFTADQVAGFKQTGGTDWQGLVYRKGSGQQHQVTVSGGSDKTTFMISGNYVGQSGIVQNSDFKRYILRSNFTSQINDKLSLRLNLSGSKTHNHNTNGGGALIQVLAWAPTTPAYGADGQPTFTDPIGSVYRNPIDYLYDQSADVDRATFNAIGGLNYKLPIKGLSLDVSYAINYLNAQNLNFTGKRLSNNNPSASRYSAEQVTLQNTNNLNYNLTVGNHSITAVAVLETQQFTNRDFTATATGLRFPQLGYDNIGGNSAASVASSYSKSTLLSLLGRVNYAYKDKYLITAAVRRDGSSKFSPENRYSVFPSVAAGWRLSEEKFIKNLNIFSNLKLRGSWGMTGSQAINSYATLSPYTTTFVAFNNTAAVAGVIQGNQGNRNLKWETTRQTDVGLEMEFLNGRVRIEADYFHKNTTDLLLNAALPSYAGGGTQTRNIGEIENKGFEFSIGGTPLTGTGFRWETNLNLSTLQNKVISLGGLPRLGTGTGVGAGMSTTNEFMLMPGEPLGSYWGLNYLGTFKPNEADLAAKFGRVPGDPHYQDLNGDNSITTDDFQIIGRAFPKLTGGWNNTFTYKGLTLNVFFNGVFGVDKLNYTRAAALSGAGDARQFILSEIRDYYRPGNETSDIPAFTKTYQPFTQSSRFIENGSFVRLKNVSLSYTIPPAFIHNKGSIRVFASATNLLTITKYKGPDPETSNVGSTTDTAIGIDYGSYPNSKTYTIGLNLGF, via the coding sequence ATGAAAAAAAATGTAAAACTTTTCCTTTTACTGTTGTTTCTGGGCCAGGGCTATGCCTTTGCACAAAACTCCAGAGTGACCGGCAAAGTCACCGGCCCCGACAATCAGGGGCTGCCGGGCGTCAATGTCCAAGTTAGTGGCACGACTGTGGGTACAGCAACCGATGTATCCGGGAATTTTACGCTGAATGCACCGGGTACGGGTTCGCTGGTGTTTTCGAACATCGGTTATGTTGGTCAAACGGTGGCGATTGATGGCCGCTCGGTTATTAATGTTCAATTGGCCGATGATCAGAAAACGCTCAACGAAGTGGTGGTCGTTGGTTACGGCACGCAGCGAAAAACGGACGTAACGGGTGCGTTAACGGCTATTTCTACCAAGGATTTTGCTCAACAGCCCATTACCCGTCTGGATCAGGTTTTACAGGGGCGGGCGGCCGGTGTTCAGGTAACCCAGGCCAATGGAGCGCCGGGTGGTGATTCGCGCATCCGGGTTCGGGGGGCCAACTCGGTGTTGGGCAATAACAACCCGCTCTACGTGGTGGATGGGTTTGTTGGTGCCGATTTCAACTTCGTGAATCCGAGTGATATTGAGACCCTTCAAATCCTGAAAGATGCCGCGTCTACGTCTATTTACGGAAGTCGGGGTGCGAACGGGGTAGTCATTATCACGACAAAAAAAGGGTCGAAAGGTATCAAGGTGATGTATGAAGGGCAGGCCAGTACTTCGGATATAATCAAGCGTTTCGATGTACTGCCCGCCGGTGAATTTGCCGACATTGTGAATGCACGGGCGTTGGCTACAGGGTCGAATCTGCCTTTTACGGCCGATCAGGTTGCGGGCTTCAAACAAACCGGCGGCACCGACTGGCAGGGGCTTGTCTACCGAAAAGGAAGCGGCCAACAGCACCAGGTGACGGTTTCGGGAGGCAGCGACAAAACAACCTTTATGATTTCGGGAAACTACGTTGGGCAGTCGGGTATTGTTCAGAACAGCGATTTCAAACGGTATATTCTCCGGTCTAATTTTACGTCACAGATTAACGACAAACTATCGCTGCGGCTCAATTTATCGGGATCGAAAACCCACAATCATAATACCAATGGCGGTGGCGCCCTCATTCAGGTACTGGCCTGGGCACCTACCACACCCGCCTACGGTGCCGACGGTCAGCCTACGTTTACGGACCCAATTGGGTCAGTTTACCGAAACCCTATCGACTACTTATACGACCAATCGGCTGATGTTGACCGGGCTACGTTCAACGCCATTGGTGGCCTTAACTATAAACTGCCGATCAAAGGGCTTTCGCTGGACGTGTCGTATGCCATTAATTACCTGAACGCGCAGAATCTCAATTTTACCGGCAAGCGGCTTTCCAACAACAACCCCAGTGCCAGCCGCTATTCGGCAGAACAGGTAACGCTGCAAAACACCAACAATCTGAATTATAACCTGACGGTTGGTAATCACTCGATCACAGCGGTGGCCGTTTTGGAAACGCAGCAGTTCACAAACCGGGACTTCACCGCTACGGCTACGGGTTTGCGATTCCCGCAATTAGGCTACGACAACATAGGCGGCAATTCGGCGGCTTCGGTGGCTTCGTCCTATTCGAAATCGACGTTACTTTCCTTGCTGGGCCGGGTGAATTATGCGTATAAAGACAAATACCTGATAACGGCCGCCGTTCGGCGCGATGGTTCGTCCAAGTTCAGCCCCGAAAATCGGTACAGCGTTTTCCCGTCTGTAGCCGCAGGCTGGCGGTTGTCGGAAGAGAAATTCATCAAAAACCTCAACATTTTCAGTAACCTGAAACTGCGCGGAAGCTGGGGAATGACGGGCAGTCAGGCCATCAATTCATACGCCACCCTGTCGCCCTACACCACCACATTCGTCGCGTTCAATAACACGGCGGCCGTGGCGGGCGTAATTCAGGGCAATCAGGGAAATAGAAACCTGAAATGGGAAACTACCCGCCAGACGGACGTAGGGCTGGAAATGGAGTTCTTGAACGGTCGAGTTCGCATTGAAGCCGATTATTTCCACAAAAACACCACCGACCTATTGCTCAATGCCGCCTTACCAAGCTACGCCGGTGGCGGAACCCAGACCCGGAACATTGGCGAAATAGAGAACAAAGGGTTTGAATTTTCAATTGGCGGTACGCCCCTCACCGGCACAGGTTTCCGCTGGGAGACAAACCTGAATTTGTCGACTTTGCAGAATAAGGTTATCAGCCTGGGCGGCTTGCCCCGGCTGGGTACCGGCACCGGTGTGGGTGCAGGTATGTCGACCACCAACGAGTTTATGCTCATGCCCGGCGAACCCCTTGGCTCCTATTGGGGCCTGAACTACCTCGGCACCTTTAAACCCAACGAAGCCGATCTGGCTGCCAAATTTGGCCGCGTTCCGGGCGACCCTCACTACCAGGACCTCAACGGCGACAACTCAATTACTACCGATGATTTCCAGATCATTGGCCGCGCATTTCCTAAATTAACGGGTGGCTGGAACAACACGTTTACGTATAAAGGACTAACACTGAACGTGTTCTTCAATGGTGTATTTGGCGTCGATAAGCTCAACTACACGCGGGCGGCTGCGCTGTCGGGTGCGGGCGATGCCCGGCAGTTCATCCTGTCGGAAATTCGGGATTACTACCGCCCCGGCAACGAAACGTCGGACATACCGGCGTTCACGAAAACCTATCAGCCCTTCACTCAATCCAGCCGATTCATTGAAAACGGCAGTTTTGTTCGGTTGAAAAACGTGAGCCTGTCCTATACGATACCACCGGCCTTCATTCACAACAAAGGAAGTATCCGGGTATTTGCCAGCGCGACTAACCTGCTGACGATCACCAAATACAAAGGGCCCGATCCGGAAACAAGCAACGTGGGTTCCACGACAGATACAGCAATTGGTATCGACTACGGTTCCTACCCAAATTCAAAAACATACACAATCGGCCTCAATCTGGGTTTCTAA
- the dgoD gene encoding galactonate dehydratase: MKSSNKKTGISRRAAIQSVLGVTGMTAMALPKSSYAANPGHFADYSKVKITRLETFLVKPRWIFLKIHTDVGVVGLGEPLLEGRALTIQTAIKEVESYLIGKDPRHIVHHWQAIYRQAFYRGGPILTSALSGIDQALWDIKGKLLNVPVYELLGGPTRDRVRVYGRASSGEEIKKRKAEGYTVIKTGVYKKDPANFIENPRFIRNAINNFAELRQAGGDDMDIAIDFHGNIPPQTAKILIKELEQYQPMFVEEPCQAQNVDTMVDIARGTHLPIAAGERIFTKWGFRELLEKKAVSIVQPDLCHAGGITEGRLIAGMAEAYYVPIAPHNPMGPISLAVGLQLAASVPNFLVQEQVSLGEGYLKNPFKLQKDGTVMIPQGPGLGVELDEAQMKDKIGHDWKNPELYNALDGSVVDW, translated from the coding sequence ATGAAATCATCAAATAAAAAAACCGGCATATCCCGACGAGCGGCCATACAGTCGGTGTTGGGCGTAACGGGTATGACGGCAATGGCCCTACCCAAATCGTCCTATGCTGCCAATCCCGGCCACTTTGCCGATTACAGTAAGGTGAAGATTACCAGGCTGGAAACCTTTCTGGTCAAGCCCCGATGGATCTTCCTGAAAATCCATACCGATGTGGGTGTCGTCGGACTGGGTGAGCCGCTGCTAGAAGGTCGGGCGCTCACGATACAAACGGCCATCAAAGAAGTAGAATCGTACCTGATCGGGAAAGATCCCCGGCACATTGTTCACCACTGGCAGGCCATTTACCGACAAGCTTTTTACCGCGGTGGCCCCATCCTGACGAGCGCCCTGAGCGGTATCGACCAGGCGTTATGGGACATTAAAGGCAAGCTCCTCAACGTGCCGGTTTACGAATTACTAGGCGGCCCTACCCGCGACCGGGTGCGCGTATATGGCCGGGCGAGTTCGGGCGAGGAGATAAAGAAACGCAAGGCCGAAGGGTACACCGTCATTAAAACGGGGGTGTACAAAAAAGACCCTGCCAACTTTATCGAAAACCCCCGATTCATTAGAAATGCGATCAATAATTTTGCCGAGTTGCGGCAAGCCGGGGGCGACGATATGGATATTGCCATCGACTTCCACGGCAACATTCCACCGCAGACCGCCAAAATTCTGATCAAAGAACTGGAGCAGTACCAGCCCATGTTCGTGGAAGAACCCTGTCAGGCACAGAACGTAGATACGATGGTCGACATTGCGCGGGGAACTCACCTGCCCATTGCCGCCGGGGAACGGATTTTCACCAAATGGGGCTTCCGTGAATTGCTGGAGAAAAAGGCCGTCAGCATCGTTCAACCCGACCTCTGTCATGCGGGTGGCATTACGGAAGGCCGCCTGATTGCAGGTATGGCCGAAGCTTACTATGTCCCCATTGCCCCGCACAACCCAATGGGGCCAATCTCGCTGGCCGTTGGTCTACAATTAGCCGCCAGTGTCCCGAATTTTCTAGTACAGGAGCAAGTCTCGCTGGGCGAAGGATACTTAAAGAACCCCTTCAAATTACAAAAAGATGGAACGGTTATGATTCCGCAAGGGCCCGGCTTGGGTGTCGAGTTGGACGAAGCTCAAATGAAAGACAAAATCGGCCACGACTGGAAAAACCCGGAATTATACAATGCGCTTGATGGCTCAGTAGTCGACTGGTAG
- a CDS encoding outer membrane protein assembly factor BamB family protein: protein MNTFLKSLVGLLILGSFISLKDDKPPVKQSPPNDDWPTYGGNNAGNRYSPLSQINTQTVKQLQLAWAYDTGDNKDASQRGMDIQCQPIVIKGVLYGTSPRMKLFAVDAATGRQHWQFDPFADPDKKPRFHPVRGVMYWESGDDRRILYTVGSFLYAVNASTGKLIESFGNNGAVDLHEGLGDKETLGHEIANLSIRVTTPGVIYKDLLITGSAVNEGGDAPPGYIRAFNVRSGKLEWVFRTIPLPGEYGYETWSKDSYRKLGGANCWAGLVVDEKRGMVYAGTGSPSVDFYGGAREGQNLFANCVIALNAKTGKRVWHFQTVHHDMWDRDLPCPPNLITVKHNDPNGRPRLVDAVAQATKDGYVFVLDRDTGKPLFPVKEVPVIMSPALPGEHPWPTQPVPTKPAPFVRQELTEDEITTRTPEAHAYVLDRYRNSRHGSKYMPPSEEGTLYYGFGGGAEWGGNAADPDGILYQNANTMLWWLKMRDVRAQGNGVALSRGGSLFNTNCAVCHAAGSQTASGKSGGASQTAQAYPDLTDVGKRLTKEQISTILTTGRGRMPSFGHLSGDDREAIIRFLLKLDTRSVTTPIAANDQHSSVVNTATPEGADFPYSPPYLNNGNTQFRDQDNYPAIKPPWGTLNAINLNTGEYLWQVPLGEYPELTKKGIPPTGTENHGGPIVTAGGLVFIAATYDEKLRAFDKKTGKIVWEYKLPAGGFATPITYMVNGKQYIAIAAGGTRYGLKSGGSYVAFALP, encoded by the coding sequence ATGAATACATTCCTGAAATCCTTAGTTGGCCTGCTGATTCTGGGAAGTTTTATATCCCTGAAAGACGACAAGCCCCCCGTTAAACAGTCGCCCCCGAACGACGACTGGCCAACCTATGGGGGTAACAATGCGGGTAATCGTTACTCGCCTTTGTCGCAGATCAATACCCAAACCGTAAAGCAATTGCAACTGGCCTGGGCATATGATACGGGCGATAATAAAGACGCGTCGCAACGGGGCATGGACATCCAATGCCAGCCCATTGTGATAAAAGGCGTCCTCTACGGCACATCGCCCCGCATGAAACTCTTTGCCGTCGATGCCGCCACCGGCAGGCAACACTGGCAGTTTGACCCCTTCGCCGACCCGGACAAGAAACCCCGATTTCATCCGGTACGCGGGGTCATGTATTGGGAATCTGGCGATGACAGACGGATACTCTATACCGTTGGCTCGTTCCTGTATGCCGTCAATGCATCGACGGGCAAACTGATCGAAAGCTTCGGCAACAATGGTGCGGTCGATTTGCACGAAGGACTGGGCGATAAAGAAACCCTCGGCCATGAGATCGCCAACCTGTCCATTCGCGTTACGACACCGGGCGTTATCTATAAAGACTTGTTAATTACAGGCTCGGCCGTGAACGAAGGGGGCGACGCGCCACCGGGCTACATTCGGGCGTTCAATGTGCGGAGCGGCAAGCTGGAATGGGTGTTCCGAACCATTCCATTGCCCGGCGAATACGGCTACGAAACCTGGTCTAAAGATTCATACAGGAAGCTGGGGGGAGCTAATTGTTGGGCCGGGCTGGTTGTCGACGAAAAGCGGGGTATGGTCTATGCCGGTACGGGCTCGCCCTCCGTCGATTTTTATGGCGGGGCCAGAGAGGGGCAAAACCTCTTTGCCAACTGTGTTATTGCGCTGAATGCAAAAACCGGCAAACGGGTGTGGCATTTCCAAACCGTGCATCACGATATGTGGGACCGCGATTTACCCTGTCCACCCAACCTCATTACCGTAAAACATAACGACCCCAACGGTCGGCCCCGGCTGGTCGATGCGGTGGCACAGGCGACTAAAGATGGGTACGTGTTTGTGCTTGATCGGGATACCGGCAAACCGCTGTTTCCGGTAAAGGAGGTGCCCGTTATCATGTCGCCCGCTTTACCCGGCGAACACCCCTGGCCTACGCAACCCGTCCCAACTAAACCGGCTCCGTTTGTTCGGCAGGAGTTAACGGAAGACGAAATCACGACCCGCACGCCCGAAGCCCACGCCTACGTACTCGACCGCTATCGCAACAGTCGGCATGGCAGCAAATACATGCCCCCCAGCGAAGAAGGCACGTTGTATTATGGCTTTGGCGGTGGGGCCGAGTGGGGCGGTAATGCCGCCGACCCAGACGGCATTCTGTATCAAAATGCCAATACAATGCTCTGGTGGCTGAAAATGCGGGACGTTCGCGCTCAGGGCAATGGCGTAGCCTTGTCACGCGGAGGTAGCCTGTTCAACACAAACTGCGCGGTATGTCACGCGGCAGGCAGTCAGACAGCAAGCGGCAAATCGGGCGGGGCAAGTCAAACAGCGCAGGCGTATCCTGACCTGACCGACGTTGGCAAACGACTGACCAAAGAACAAATCAGTACCATTCTGACAACTGGACGCGGCCGGATGCCTTCCTTTGGGCATCTTTCCGGCGATGATCGGGAAGCTATTATCCGCTTCCTGCTAAAACTGGACACCAGGTCAGTGACAACGCCCATAGCGGCCAATGATCAGCACAGTTCGGTGGTGAACACGGCGACGCCCGAAGGTGCTGACTTTCCATATAGTCCACCCTACCTGAACAATGGCAACACACAGTTTCGGGATCAGGATAACTATCCGGCCATCAAACCACCCTGGGGCACATTGAACGCTATTAACCTGAACACCGGTGAGTACCTGTGGCAAGTGCCGCTGGGCGAATATCCGGAACTGACAAAGAAAGGCATTCCGCCCACCGGTACAGAAAATCACGGTGGGCCAATCGTAACGGCAGGCGGACTGGTTTTCATTGCGGCTACGTATGACGAAAAGCTTCGGGCATTTGATAAGAAAACGGGCAAAATCGTGTGGGAATACAAATTGCCCGCCGGTGGTTTTGCCACGCCCATCACCTACATGGTGAATGGAAAACAGTATATCGCTATTGCTGCGGGTGGAACCCGCTACGGCCTGAAATCCGGCGGTTCATACGTTGCCTTTGCATTACCGTAA